A single genomic interval of Halomonas sp. GT harbors:
- the speD gene encoding adenosylmethionine decarboxylase: MSDNLRLHGFNNLTSSLSFNIYDICYAKTEEQRAAYIDYIDELYNAERLTQILKDVTNIIGAHVLNIARQDYEPHGASVTILIAEHELDEANPEQTEPGPGPLPETVVAHLDKSHVTVHSYPESHPDNGISTFRLDIDVSTCGHISPLKALNYLIHSFDSDIVTMDYRVRGFTRDVDGKKLFIDHDITSIQDYLAEDTKHAYQMIDVNVYQENMFHTKMLLKDFELDNYLFGTSRRDITFEEARDIESRLRKEMLEIFYSRNLD, encoded by the coding sequence GTGTCAGATAATCTCCGACTCCACGGGTTTAATAACCTGACTAGCTCGTTGAGCTTTAACATTTACGACATCTGTTACGCCAAGACCGAAGAGCAGCGTGCGGCTTACATCGACTATATCGATGAGCTTTACAACGCCGAACGATTGACGCAGATTTTAAAAGACGTCACCAATATTATCGGCGCTCACGTGCTCAATATTGCTCGTCAAGACTATGAGCCCCATGGGGCCAGCGTTACGATTCTGATTGCTGAACACGAGCTGGATGAAGCAAACCCAGAGCAAACTGAACCAGGCCCTGGGCCGCTACCTGAAACAGTCGTGGCGCATCTTGATAAAAGCCACGTGACAGTACACAGCTACCCTGAATCGCACCCCGACAATGGTATCAGCACCTTCCGATTGGATATTGATGTATCTACCTGTGGCCATATCAGCCCGTTGAAAGCGTTGAACTACCTAATTCACAGTTTCGACTCTGACATTGTCACCATGGATTATCGGGTTCGCGGCTTTACCCGTGATGTCGATGGTAAAAAGCTGTTTATTGATCACGACATTACCTCGATTCAGGATTACTTGGCAGAAGATACCAAGCACGCCTATCAGATGATCGATGTAAATGTTTATCAAGAAAACATGTTCCACACCAAAATGCTGCTGAAAGACTTCGAACTTGATAACTACCTGTTCGGCACGTCGCGCCGCGACATTACATTCGAAGAAGCACGGGATATTGAAAGTCGGCTGCGCAAAGAGATGCTAGAGATTTTCTACTCTCGAAATCTGGACTAA
- the truD gene encoding tRNA pseudouridine(13) synthase TruD yields the protein MLNLPAWQRCLDAEFGAPRPGHYRAQPEDFVVDEQLDFTPENHGEHLWLRLEKRHQTTLDVVKSVSRLCGVTLRDVGYSGMKDRVAVTRQWLSVHLPGREAPSDLSASLAALGITVLAQARHPRKLKRGVHRTNHFTLRLSGEALEENHFFDRWQALCRQGVPNYFGPQRFGPAGRNLQRAEALLAKGWRKRDDRQGMMLSTARSFLFNELLSERLADGTWGQPLAGDMLMLDGTNSVFTVDAVDDDLIGRAAALDIHPTGALWGVGEHAAYQVADYEQQLLACHPTLCEGLVKSGVKRSHRALRARLISPSIETLPNAVVLSFSLPRGSFATAVVSELIAHPDFA from the coding sequence ATGCTTAACTTACCCGCTTGGCAGCGCTGCTTAGATGCCGAGTTCGGTGCTCCCAGGCCAGGCCATTATCGTGCTCAGCCAGAAGATTTTGTTGTCGACGAGCAGCTGGATTTTACGCCTGAAAATCATGGCGAGCATTTGTGGTTACGTCTTGAAAAGCGACATCAAACCACGTTAGATGTGGTAAAAAGCGTCAGCCGTCTTTGTGGTGTAACACTTCGGGATGTGGGCTACTCCGGGATGAAGGATCGTGTTGCAGTGACCCGGCAATGGTTAAGCGTGCATTTGCCTGGCCGCGAGGCACCAAGTGATTTGAGCGCCTCATTAGCGGCATTGGGTATTACGGTATTGGCGCAGGCGAGGCACCCCCGAAAACTCAAACGCGGTGTCCATCGCACAAACCACTTCACTTTGCGGCTTAGCGGTGAGGCGCTTGAGGAAAATCATTTCTTTGATCGTTGGCAGGCGCTTTGTCGCCAAGGTGTGCCTAACTACTTTGGACCCCAGCGTTTTGGGCCTGCAGGACGGAATTTACAGCGTGCAGAGGCCCTTTTAGCTAAAGGCTGGCGCAAGCGAGATGATCGCCAGGGAATGATGCTTTCCACCGCGCGTAGTTTCTTGTTTAACGAGTTGTTGAGTGAACGTCTGGCGGATGGAACGTGGGGCCAACCTCTCGCGGGCGATATGCTGATGCTGGATGGCACAAACAGTGTGTTTACCGTTGATGCAGTTGACGACGACTTGATTGGTCGTGCTGCTGCACTTGATATCCATCCGACCGGTGCTTTGTGGGGCGTCGGGGAACACGCTGCATACCAGGTAGCAGACTACGAGCAGCAGCTGTTAGCGTGCCATCCAACGTTGTGCGAGGGGTTGGTGAAAAGCGGTGTGAAGCGCTCCCATCGGGCGCTGCGAGCAAGGTTAATTTCGCCCAGTATCGAGACATTACCTAATGCCGTGGTACTCTCATTTTCCTTACCACGGGGAAGTTTTGCGACAGCGGTCGTGAGTGAGTTAATTGCTCATCCGGACTTTGCTTAA
- the surE gene encoding 5'/3'-nucleotidase SurE produces MRRLLLSNDDGVHAPGLRALHDALVAHANLRVVAPDRDRSGASNSLTLSRPLSLTALDNGFYSVDGTPADCVYLGVNGVWDERPDLVISGINHGSNLGDDVLYSGTVAAAMEGRNLGMTAIAMSLCGERYFSTAAKVAASLIGAADQLSLPPRTLLNVNVPDVPWEEIKGVRVTRLGYRGPAEKPVPVKDPRGRTRFWIAPVAANADDGEDTDFSAIEAGYVSITPLQTDLTRHPARSDVQDWLDAFA; encoded by the coding sequence ATGCGGCGACTGCTGCTTTCTAATGACGATGGTGTCCATGCGCCGGGCTTGCGGGCACTTCATGATGCGCTAGTCGCCCATGCGAATTTACGTGTGGTTGCTCCTGATCGAGACCGCAGCGGCGCGAGTAACTCGCTGACGCTTTCCCGTCCGCTCTCTTTAACTGCGTTAGATAATGGCTTTTATAGTGTTGATGGGACGCCTGCTGATTGTGTTTATCTGGGCGTGAACGGCGTCTGGGATGAGCGTCCTGACTTGGTGATTTCGGGGATTAATCATGGCAGCAATCTTGGCGATGATGTGCTCTATTCAGGCACCGTGGCGGCTGCCATGGAAGGGCGCAATTTGGGTATGACTGCCATTGCAATGTCGCTGTGTGGTGAGCGCTATTTTTCGACGGCAGCGAAAGTGGCGGCCAGCTTAATCGGTGCTGCTGATCAGCTATCGCTGCCACCTCGCACACTCTTGAATGTCAACGTGCCAGATGTTCCGTGGGAAGAAATTAAAGGTGTCAGAGTGACCCGCTTAGGCTATCGCGGACCAGCAGAGAAACCTGTTCCAGTAAAAGATCCACGTGGTCGTACGCGCTTCTGGATAGCACCCGTTGCGGCCAATGCGGACGATGGTGAGGATACCGACTTTTCTGCTATCGAAGCGGGTTATGTATCAATTACCCCGCTACAAACAGACTTGACGCGCCATCCCGCGCGCAGCGACGTGCAGGACTGGTTGGATGCTTTTGCCTGA
- a CDS encoding OsmC family protein → MKARVKWTDGRQFVAESGSGHSIVIDGPPDHGGRNTGPRPMEMLLMGMGSCTAFDILNILDKARADVTDCVAELDAERADEVPSVFTKIHVHFVVTGRNLKEKQVQRAVELSAEKYCSASIMLVQGGVEITHSFEIVDA, encoded by the coding sequence GTGAAAGCACGAGTAAAATGGACAGATGGTCGCCAATTTGTAGCGGAGTCCGGTAGTGGGCACAGTATTGTTATTGACGGCCCTCCTGATCACGGCGGCCGCAACACCGGCCCTCGCCCAATGGAAATGCTGTTGATGGGCATGGGGAGCTGCACCGCTTTTGATATCTTGAATATTCTTGATAAAGCCCGCGCTGATGTCACCGACTGTGTCGCGGAGCTTGACGCAGAGCGTGCCGATGAAGTGCCCTCCGTGTTTACCAAAATCCACGTACACTTCGTGGTGACTGGCCGCAACTTAAAAGAAAAGCAGGTACAGCGGGCAGTTGAACTCTCTGCAGAGAAGTACTGCAGCGCGTCTATCATGCTCGTGCAAGGCGGCGTTGAGATAACCCACTCTTTTGAGATTGTCGACGCTTGA
- a CDS encoding protein-L-isoaspartate(D-aspartate) O-methyltransferase produces MLLPELSPNELRGRGMTSQRTRDRMVTRLEQQGIQDARVLEIMAGEPRHLFVDEALAHRAYEDTALPIGFGQTLSQPLTVARMTELVLRANPKRVLEVGTGSGYQTLILSRLVPTLYSVERIYALHQRAAERLLRLDAQATLAVADGGEGWREAAPFDVILLTACAQTLPEVLLEQLSHDGVLIAPLEEPDGSQWLTQIKRIGNAFEKRRLDPVRFVPLLQGVVD; encoded by the coding sequence ATGCTTTTGCCTGAGCTTTCGCCCAACGAACTGCGCGGACGAGGCATGACCTCCCAGCGCACTCGTGATCGAATGGTGACGCGGCTTGAGCAGCAAGGTATTCAAGACGCGCGGGTGCTCGAAATTATGGCAGGTGAGCCTCGGCACTTGTTTGTTGATGAGGCACTGGCGCATCGTGCGTATGAAGACACCGCGCTGCCTATCGGTTTTGGCCAGACATTATCGCAACCACTAACGGTTGCGCGCATGACCGAACTGGTGCTGCGGGCTAATCCAAAGCGCGTGCTTGAAGTGGGAACCGGTTCTGGCTATCAAACGTTGATATTGTCCCGGCTGGTGCCAACGCTTTACTCGGTCGAACGCATTTATGCATTACATCAGCGCGCTGCAGAGCGACTTTTACGGCTTGATGCCCAAGCGACGCTGGCAGTAGCTGATGGTGGAGAGGGGTGGAGGGAAGCTGCACCCTTTGATGTGATTTTGTTAACCGCTTGTGCCCAGACGCTGCCAGAAGTTCTTTTAGAGCAGCTTAGCCATGATGGCGTGCTAATTGCTCCATTGGAAGAGCCAGACGGTAGCCAATGGCTCACCCAAATAAAACGCATTGGTAATGCCTTTGAAAAGCGTCGGCTTGACCCCGTGCGCTTTGTACCTCTATTGCAAGGAGTGGTGGATTGA
- the murU gene encoding N-acetylmuramate alpha-1-phosphate uridylyltransferase MurU: protein MKAMILAAGLGKRMRPLTDHCPKPLLPVGDRPLIVHHLERLKRAGINEVVINVSYRAEQIMAALGDGSDYQLRILWSHEETPLETGGGIQKALPLLGDAPFLLVNGDVWCNYIPSESLLQGSDVAHLVLVDNPSHHPSGDFSLINGRVGVEGRQRLTFAGISLLHPDLLADQPPGAFALAPLLKQAMADNRVSGEHFSGHWVDVGTPERLEILENHLLVQQNSKR, encoded by the coding sequence ATGAAAGCGATGATTTTAGCCGCGGGCCTAGGCAAACGGATGCGGCCACTTACCGACCACTGTCCAAAACCACTGTTACCGGTAGGCGATAGGCCACTTATTGTGCACCATCTCGAACGGCTCAAGCGTGCTGGCATTAACGAGGTGGTTATCAACGTGAGTTATCGCGCAGAGCAGATCATGGCAGCGCTGGGTGATGGAAGCGACTATCAGTTACGGATTCTTTGGAGCCATGAAGAGACCCCCTTAGAAACCGGTGGTGGTATTCAAAAGGCACTCCCCCTGCTTGGCGATGCCCCGTTTCTGCTGGTCAATGGAGATGTCTGGTGCAATTACATTCCCTCAGAATCACTGCTACAGGGAAGTGACGTCGCCCATCTTGTACTAGTAGATAACCCCTCCCACCACCCCAGCGGTGATTTTTCCCTCATTAACGGGCGCGTTGGTGTGGAAGGCCGCCAGCGCCTCACCTTTGCAGGCATTAGCCTGCTACATCCAGATCTTCTTGCCGACCAGCCGCCAGGGGCGTTTGCCCTGGCACCACTGCTTAAGCAGGCAATGGCGGACAACCGTGTCAGTGGTGAGCACTTTTCTGGTCACTGGGTAGATGTAGGAACCCCAGAGCGCCTTGAGATTCTTGAAAACCACCTGTTGGTACAACAGAATAGCAAGCGATGA
- the rpoS gene encoding RNA polymerase sigma factor RpoS produces the protein MSMLEKDLQEVDLDAVEEALDSADDVTAEEDAFEKALGRDERQSTQSLDATQIYLNEIGFSPLLTPEEEVYYGRLARKGDPLGRSRMIESNLRLVVKIARRYLNRGLTLLDLIEEGNLGLIRAVEKFDPERGFRFSTYATWWIRQTIERALMNQTRTIRLPIHVVKELNIYLRAARELTQKLDHEATAEEIADHLDKPVETVKKMLGLNERVSSVDYPMGGESDKPLIDTLTDDEVLGPEACLVDGDVREHVDHWLDELSDKQREVVVRRFGLRGHEAATLEEVGAEIGLTRERVRQIQVEALKKLRRSLEKQGLSLNAIFES, from the coding sequence ATGAGTATGCTGGAGAAGGATCTACAGGAAGTTGACCTGGACGCTGTTGAAGAGGCGCTGGATAGTGCCGATGATGTCACCGCGGAGGAAGACGCCTTTGAAAAAGCGTTGGGCCGCGATGAGCGTCAATCGACTCAAAGCTTGGACGCAACACAAATCTATCTCAATGAAATTGGTTTTTCGCCGTTATTAACGCCGGAAGAAGAAGTTTACTATGGCCGTTTAGCGCGTAAAGGCGACCCGCTTGGGCGTTCAAGGATGATCGAGTCTAACCTGCGTCTGGTTGTCAAAATTGCCAGACGCTATCTGAATCGGGGGCTAACGCTGCTCGATTTGATTGAAGAGGGGAACCTTGGATTAATTCGGGCGGTAGAAAAGTTTGATCCTGAGCGCGGATTCCGCTTTTCTACCTATGCTACTTGGTGGATTCGACAAACTATTGAGCGTGCGCTGATGAATCAAACGCGCACCATTCGTTTGCCAATCCACGTGGTTAAAGAGCTGAATATTTATCTTCGTGCAGCGCGTGAGCTGACCCAAAAGCTTGATCATGAAGCAACGGCAGAAGAGATCGCTGATCATCTCGATAAACCAGTAGAAACGGTCAAGAAGATGCTTGGGCTGAATGAACGCGTCTCTTCCGTAGATTATCCAATGGGCGGTGAAAGCGATAAACCGTTAATCGACACCCTAACCGATGACGAAGTGCTAGGGCCGGAAGCTTGTCTGGTTGATGGCGATGTGCGCGAGCACGTCGATCACTGGTTGGATGAGTTGAGTGATAAGCAGCGTGAGGTAGTTGTTCGTCGCTTTGGTTTGCGAGGCCATGAAGCAGCCACGTTAGAGGAGGTTGGCGCTGAAATAGGGTTAACGCGCGAGCGAGTTCGGCAAATTCAGGTAGAGGCGCTAAAGAAGCTGCGCCGCTCTTTGGAAAAGCAGGGCCTTTCCCTAAACGCTATTTTCGAGAGCTAA
- a CDS encoding peptidoglycan DD-metalloendopeptidase family protein, translated as MRKVFIMSVLALAVSGCANQQQNTPQVRDLSEARRAVADSPQYTVKAGDTLYGIAWQHNLDYRQLAQINDIDAPYQIYPGQTIALREGAAVSNNQSAGSSAQERPASGAVATGLNPQTTSVASNDQQLDWLLPDESAIERNQRLTAERAERAEQVSVAAAQEVADSASAAAPNVETPEVSQPEPAREPGPEPEPSPEPEPSPEPEPESKPEPAVTAPPVEAAQPSQTARVDRSSRTFTPVENVNWQWPTTGQVTGEFGQGGSITAGIDIDGQKGQPVKAAGPGIVVYAGSGVRGYGNLILLKHNDQYLSAYAHNDSLNVKENDVVEAGEVIATMGDSDADSVKLHFEVRRDGQPQNPLDYLPSR; from the coding sequence ATGCGTAAGGTTTTCATCATGTCAGTATTGGCGTTAGCTGTCAGCGGCTGCGCCAATCAGCAGCAAAACACCCCACAAGTGCGCGATTTAAGCGAAGCGCGCCGCGCGGTAGCAGACTCACCTCAGTATACCGTTAAAGCGGGCGATACCCTGTATGGTATTGCCTGGCAGCACAACCTTGATTATCGCCAGTTGGCGCAAATCAATGATATTGATGCGCCTTATCAAATTTATCCAGGCCAAACGATTGCGCTTCGTGAAGGTGCGGCGGTATCCAATAATCAGTCAGCAGGTTCCTCTGCTCAAGAGCGTCCTGCGTCGGGCGCTGTCGCAACGGGGCTGAACCCTCAAACGACTTCCGTGGCAAGCAACGACCAGCAGTTAGACTGGTTGCTGCCCGATGAAAGTGCGATTGAGCGTAACCAGCGTTTAACGGCTGAGCGAGCGGAGCGAGCTGAACAAGTGTCGGTGGCCGCGGCGCAGGAAGTGGCTGATAGCGCAAGTGCCGCTGCACCTAATGTGGAAACGCCTGAGGTGTCGCAGCCAGAGCCTGCAAGAGAGCCAGGCCCTGAGCCAGAGCCAAGCCCTGAGCCAGAACCAAGCCCTGAGCCAGAGCCTGAATCCAAACCAGAGCCTGCGGTAACGGCACCGCCTGTTGAGGCTGCGCAGCCGAGCCAAACCGCTCGCGTTGACCGCTCCTCACGCACGTTTACCCCTGTAGAGAATGTTAACTGGCAATGGCCAACAACAGGACAGGTAACCGGAGAGTTTGGCCAGGGCGGCTCAATCACCGCCGGGATTGATATCGACGGTCAAAAGGGGCAACCTGTCAAGGCGGCAGGGCCAGGTATCGTGGTTTATGCGGGTAGCGGCGTACGAGGCTACGGTAACTTAATACTACTCAAACACAACGATCAGTATCTGAGTGCTTATGCGCATAATGATAGCTTAAATGTTAAAGAAAATGATGTCGTTGAAGCGGGGGAAGTGATTGCAACCATGGGGGATAGCGATGCAGACAGTGTCAAACTGCATTTTGAGGTGCGCCGTGATGGGCAGCCTCAAAATCCCTTGGATTATCTGCCGTCTCGTTAA
- a CDS encoding DUF368 domain-containing protein, whose product MKRRFVELFLKGAGMGAADAVPGVSGGTIAFITGIYEELINTIKQFGPSAFIAWRRGGWLALAQHLNLPFLVPLLLGVAVSLFSVAHVALWLMEAHPLLIEGFFFGLVAASGYVVAKAGRGWKFWYLLPMVGGLLLAKSLPGMMPLVLLIGNEALVVMVAGCIAISAMLLPGVSGSFLLLTMGLYGTILGAIRSFDIGIIILFGMGCVVGLALFSRLLSWLLRRHHDSTLQLLLGFIVGSLPVLWPWKELVRYQLGPDGQMIPLAHRYLLPSDYAILSGASAQAVGVVALMVVGALLVVLLNRRAVHYAGHRSIGNARDVEKE is encoded by the coding sequence TTGAAGCGTCGATTTGTAGAGCTGTTTTTAAAAGGCGCAGGAATGGGGGCGGCCGATGCGGTGCCCGGTGTTTCAGGTGGGACGATCGCATTTATTACCGGTATTTATGAGGAGCTCATTAATACCATCAAGCAATTTGGCCCCAGCGCCTTTATCGCTTGGCGTCGTGGCGGTTGGCTGGCGTTGGCTCAGCATTTAAATTTACCCTTTTTAGTACCGCTGTTGCTTGGCGTTGCAGTTAGCCTTTTCAGTGTGGCTCATGTTGCGCTTTGGCTAATGGAAGCGCACCCGCTGCTGATTGAAGGGTTTTTCTTCGGTTTGGTAGCCGCGTCGGGGTATGTTGTAGCCAAGGCGGGAAGAGGTTGGAAATTTTGGTATTTATTGCCAATGGTTGGCGGGCTGCTGTTGGCTAAGTCGCTGCCAGGTATGATGCCGCTGGTGCTACTTATCGGTAATGAAGCTCTGGTAGTCATGGTCGCTGGCTGTATTGCTATTAGCGCCATGCTGTTACCAGGGGTCTCTGGTAGCTTCTTGCTGCTTACTATGGGGCTTTATGGCACCATTCTAGGCGCTATTCGAAGCTTTGATATCGGTATTATCATACTTTTTGGCATGGGATGTGTTGTTGGTCTAGCGCTATTCTCGCGACTACTATCGTGGCTACTGCGTCGCCATCATGATTCCACACTACAGCTTTTACTTGGGTTTATTGTTGGCTCGTTACCCGTGTTATGGCCTTGGAAAGAGCTTGTACGTTATCAGCTTGGCCCTGATGGGCAAATGATCCCGTTGGCTCATCGTTATCTGTTGCCTAGTGACTATGCGATATTGTCTGGTGCATCTGCACAAGCGGTAGGCGTTGTGGCATTAATGGTGGTTGGCGCCCTATTGGTGGTGTTATTAAACCGTCGCGCAGTGCACTATGCCGGGCATAGATCAATAGGAAACGCGCGCGACGTTGAAAAGGAGTAG
- the lpxL gene encoding LpxL/LpxP family Kdo(2)-lipid IV(A) lauroyl/palmitoleoyl acyltransferase, whose product MSKTSYPRSFAHPRYWPTWLAIGAMHIVAWFPWRFKLWVGKIIGLLAWRFIKRRRHITETNIALCFPEKSANEQRRLVKEIFIANGMGLVETATGWCRNAESLRHRVAYHGQENLARAQAQGKGVLIVGVHFSTLDIGGALHSLFFSADAVYRPHNNPLFERFMTRARSRVFGQAIDRHDLRGMVRRIKSGRTVWYSPDQDYGRDVSVFAPLFGQQAATIRLTAKIARLTGAPVVPLMYHRNPDNQTYTITCLPALDNFPSGDEVADATRVNEFIEQAIRKHPEQYLWLHRRFKTRPEGEAGVY is encoded by the coding sequence ATGTCTAAAACCTCTTATCCACGGTCGTTTGCACACCCACGTTACTGGCCAACTTGGCTTGCGATAGGTGCGATGCATATTGTTGCTTGGTTTCCCTGGCGGTTTAAGTTGTGGGTAGGGAAAATCATAGGTTTATTAGCATGGCGTTTTATAAAACGTCGTCGGCACATCACGGAGACAAATATTGCGCTCTGTTTCCCTGAAAAAAGTGCCAATGAGCAGCGGCGCCTAGTAAAAGAGATTTTTATTGCCAATGGTATGGGGCTGGTAGAAACCGCTACGGGCTGGTGCCGTAATGCCGAAAGCTTGCGTCACCGTGTGGCTTACCATGGCCAAGAAAACTTGGCGCGAGCCCAGGCCCAGGGAAAGGGAGTGCTCATTGTGGGGGTGCATTTCTCAACGTTGGATATAGGCGGTGCGCTGCATTCGCTGTTTTTCTCTGCCGATGCGGTGTATCGGCCCCATAACAATCCCCTGTTTGAGCGGTTCATGACACGTGCTCGCTCGCGTGTTTTTGGTCAGGCGATTGATCGGCATGATCTGCGCGGCATGGTGCGACGCATCAAATCAGGGCGAACCGTTTGGTACTCCCCTGATCAGGATTATGGTCGCGATGTTAGCGTATTTGCACCGCTATTTGGTCAACAAGCAGCGACCATTCGCCTTACGGCAAAGATTGCTCGTTTAACGGGCGCGCCGGTAGTGCCGCTGATGTATCACCGAAACCCAGATAACCAGACCTATACCATCACTTGCTTGCCCGCGCTTGATAACTTTCCAAGCGGTGATGAAGTGGCCGATGCAACAAGGGTCAACGAATTTATCGAGCAGGCTATTCGCAAGCATCCTGAGCAGTACCTATGGCTTCATCGGCGCTTTAAAACTCGCCCGGAAGGGGAGGCAGGCGTTTACTAG
- a CDS encoding aminoglycoside phosphotransferase family protein: MSSSRIDALTQWAAEQNGLNSAAIRLSPAGGDASFRRYFRLTLPNGGTQIVMDAPPAQEDSTPFVAIGKRWYAAKLPVPHIYAADLDAGFLLLDDLGDTPLQALFTDEARIQQSHLDALSLLAKLQNHANPAVLPPYDATLLNRELDLFPEWCLNNWLSLPTPDSWDALRGYLVKQALDQPVVSVHRDYDAMNIMVHDQQLYMIDFQDAVAGPISYDVISLLRGRYCRFSQAQFMQFVDSFYRQARQDGRLSRHVSNDEFLTQCQAMAAQRSLKVLGIFCRLTLRDAKKGYLSRLPHFLAHLEDSLTALPQHSEFAEWVSDTLRPAIALRLAESTL; this comes from the coding sequence ATGTCCTCTTCTAGGATTGACGCCCTCACCCAGTGGGCGGCTGAACAAAATGGCCTAAATAGCGCCGCTATCCGCCTTTCCCCAGCGGGCGGTGACGCAAGTTTCCGGCGATATTTCCGACTGACACTGCCCAACGGCGGTACTCAAATAGTAATGGACGCCCCCCCTGCCCAGGAAGACTCAACGCCGTTCGTCGCTATCGGAAAACGCTGGTACGCGGCAAAACTGCCCGTGCCGCATATTTACGCCGCCGATCTCGACGCGGGTTTTTTGCTGCTTGATGACCTTGGAGATACTCCTTTACAAGCGCTATTCACTGATGAAGCGCGCATTCAACAAAGTCATTTGGATGCACTGTCGTTACTTGCCAAGTTACAAAACCACGCCAACCCCGCAGTGCTGCCGCCTTATGATGCGACGCTACTGAATCGAGAGCTCGACCTTTTTCCTGAGTGGTGTTTAAACAATTGGCTGTCTCTACCAACGCCAGACAGCTGGGATGCGCTGCGTGGATACCTCGTTAAGCAAGCGCTCGATCAACCCGTCGTCAGCGTACATCGCGATTACGATGCGATGAATATCATGGTGCATGACCAGCAGCTTTACATGATTGACTTTCAAGATGCGGTGGCAGGGCCAATCAGTTACGACGTTATTTCCTTACTGCGCGGTCGCTACTGCCGTTTTTCTCAGGCGCAGTTTATGCAGTTCGTCGACTCCTTTTATCGCCAAGCGCGACAAGATGGGCGTCTCTCTCGCCATGTCAGTAACGATGAATTTCTGACCCAATGCCAAGCGATGGCCGCTCAACGCTCGCTAAAAGTGCTTGGAATTTTTTGCCGCTTAACGCTTCGTGATGCAAAAAAAGGTTACTTATCACGCCTGCCGCATTTTTTGGCGCATTTAGAAGATAGTCTAACGGCGCTTCCCCAGCACAGCGAGTTTGCTGAATGGGTAAGTGACACACTGCGTCCCGCCATTGCCCTACGTTTAGCGGAAAGTACGTTATGA
- the alr gene encoding alanine racemase, which produces MRPLVAHIDLDALRHNYQLACRCAPQSRSVAVIKADAYGHGALECARALEDDVPAFAVACIEEAISLREGGIKKPIVLLEGIFTADELRLVDQYNFWISVHSEWQVAALLAFSPRQPIPVWMKVDSGMHRLGFSLNEAPDVWQRLANAPQVTALHLMSHFATADAREGSYFNQQMAALMRLAKALDAPLCLANSPATLAWPVAHGDWNRPGVMLYGSDPLEEANEITQQLRPVMSLRSEIIALREIEEGEPVGYGGRWRASRRSKIAVVAAGYGDGYDRHAVDGTPVLVNGQRCSIAGKVSMDMLTVDVSDVPGADIGGEVVLWGAASDGTVLPIDEVARYCDTISYTLLTGVLPRAPRRYHGAFA; this is translated from the coding sequence ATGCGCCCCCTGGTGGCCCATATTGATTTAGACGCACTGCGTCATAACTATCAGCTAGCGTGCCGCTGCGCGCCCCAAAGTCGCTCGGTAGCCGTTATTAAAGCGGATGCTTATGGTCACGGTGCGCTTGAATGCGCGCGCGCCCTGGAAGACGATGTGCCCGCATTTGCTGTCGCGTGCATAGAAGAAGCGATCAGCTTGCGTGAAGGGGGGATTAAAAAACCCATTGTATTGCTTGAAGGTATTTTTACCGCTGACGAGCTGAGGCTGGTTGATCAATACAATTTCTGGATCAGCGTCCACAGTGAGTGGCAGGTAGCTGCTTTACTGGCATTTTCACCCCGTCAGCCTATCCCAGTATGGATGAAAGTGGATTCCGGAATGCACCGCTTAGGCTTTTCCCTAAACGAAGCGCCGGATGTATGGCAGCGATTAGCCAACGCTCCACAGGTGACAGCACTGCACTTAATGAGCCACTTTGCGACGGCAGATGCCCGTGAAGGGAGCTACTTTAATCAGCAGATGGCTGCCTTAATGAGATTGGCGAAAGCACTTGATGCGCCCCTATGCTTAGCGAACTCCCCAGCAACACTGGCCTGGCCGGTCGCCCATGGTGACTGGAATCGCCCTGGTGTCATGCTGTATGGCAGTGACCCGTTGGAAGAAGCCAACGAGATCACTCAACAGCTGCGCCCGGTGATGAGTTTACGCTCCGAAATTATTGCCCTTCGTGAGATTGAGGAAGGCGAGCCTGTTGGTTACGGTGGCCGTTGGCGTGCATCTCGGCGCTCGAAAATTGCTGTCGTGGCGGCAGGTTATGGTGATGGCTATGATCGCCATGCCGTAGATGGTACTCCTGTGTTGGTGAATGGTCAGCGCTGTTCGATTGCCGGCAAGGTCTCAATGGATATGCTAACCGTAGATGTCTCTGACGTGCCGGGGGCTGACATTGGTGGTGAGGTGGTGCTGTGGGGAGCCGCTAGCGACGGTACTGTACTGCCAATTGATGAGGTAGCACGCTACTGCGATACCATCAGCTACACCCTGTTAACGGGAGTGCTGCCAAGAGCGCCGCGACGCTACCACGGAGCCTTCGCTTAA